In Cyclopterus lumpus isolate fCycLum1 chromosome 13, fCycLum1.pri, whole genome shotgun sequence, the genomic window TTATCTGGAGGCCGAAACAAGGTTCAGCTTCTACAAAATGTCTTGCTGTATGACACATTTGTCAGATACTTATGCAATTCCCTTTCAAGATATTTATTAAGAAATGTAATTTGTGAAAACAACAGATAGTGTATATTGTATACTGTACATTAATTGCCCTATTATCATCTGAAAAGCATAGACACCATTAAATGAAtaagaatacataaataaatgtgtagtCACACAATAAAATAAGTCAGCTGTGTTGACTAAGCAACCTGTTGACAAAAAACAATACTTTCGAAAATCTTCAAGTCTTTAAAATCATTTATTAAGcaaaaaattgaaaaataaaaaaaatcagcagGTTATTCGGAAATTAATACAATTGCTAAATTATAGCCTTACATTTGCTGAAATCTGGTCAGAAGCCACAAAGACATGAATTATCATCAGTGTAAGAGCAGTGAAAAGGAATCAAACTAGCAACTGAAAGAATCAGCTCTTTTGATTGGCTGACACAATGTTCATCTTCAATCTGCTGAACATTGAATTTAGTGATTAGTCAAAAGCTTTTTGCTTTGATGCTTTTTCTGTGGAAAAAACGACCACGTTCCAGTTTCTCCTGATGAATCACTCTCACTCCGAGTAGAAACGACCGCTTGGTCACAAACGAGTTGACGGGCCTTTATTCAAGTAGACAGCAGATGAACTCAGCGACTGTGTGAACTAACCAGCAGAGGACAGCAACTTCCCGAAAGCCCACCGAATGCTTTCACAGGGTTCAACACATCCTGAataggattattatttttttccactgGAACTCACCAACAGTCGTGTCACATCTGTGATGTAATCACAAGCGACGGTGCAGTGACAATTAAAGGGTAAGGAATTCCAAATTGTTTCTCTACGAGTGAAAATGAAAGGCTTTTGTAAAATGCAGCAATGAGGCTGTTTAAGACTTGTATTTGTGCCAATTATTGCCTGACGAGTACCTGAGCTAATACAGCTCCAAACAGTGCTTTTATTTGTCAGTTTTACCTTAAATGTGCTTAAGCCTGAATCCTAATTGAACAAATGCTTCCTCTGGCTTTGTGAATGTGGTAATGAGTCTAATTTGCCACCAGCAGTCGCTTCATGTTCTCAATCAACTTGAGATTGTAGCCACAATATGCTATAAAATGACTACGCATCACGGATGCTTTCTCAGACACAATAGGCAGATAATTAGCTTTTTGTTTCCCAGATTCTCCCGCTGTCAACACTCTCATCCAACCTTTCTacattctttctctttccctccaacacccacttcctctctccctcccacgtCATCTCCAGTCTCGACACACAGCAGGTGAGGAAAGGTGTGCGCGCCCTCTTTGCTTGTGCCGCACTCTGAGTGTTTGCATGTGAGGGCATCGGGCTGGCTCTTCATGCTCGTTTCTCTACATTCTTTCACTTTCACACTGGCACTGATGCAACTGCACTTGAGGCTACAACGTGTCGGTTTCAGTTTCTGTGACTAGAGGTGGACGAGTGACACGGAGAGAAATGTGACGCCAAAGACGAAGCGCGTGGGAAAGGATGTGGATTGGTGTCTGCTGACTGATTAGTGAGTTTCTGTAATCATATGTCATATTGCAAATGATGTGTTATTATGTTGTGCTCAATACCAGCAAACTAACCTCCAGCTATGACTCAATATCAGATTGAGGAACTACAGTGCACTACTCTCTGAATGAAGTTGAGTAAGAGAATTGAGGTTCAACAGTAAACTCTAAatctctccccctcctttctctcGATGACGTTCTTGCTTTCGCTCAGCCtttctatgtgtacagattcaGGAAAACACTCCCAGCACACAGACCGCCAGTTGGATGCAGGCTTACTGTGCTGGCTGAATTCCCATTGTCTGCCCATGACAAGCGGGCAGGACGATCCAGTTTAGTTGGAACTGAATTAAACCTGCTGGCAGCATTATAAGAGCAGAGGGGTTGTTCGTGGACCCCAATTCTTTTTATGAGATAGATGAGCTCAAGTGCCCCTGATCGACACCCCCGCCATGTTCCAAATGCATTCATTTTAATGTGgttgttaaaaaacacaacaagaagTGTATTGTTATAACAATTTTGTCATACAATTTAATTTTCATGGTTACCATAAAGGGGGGAAGCTGGCACTTTCAACCATTTATCCATCACTTACAGCTAATTATATCAACAATGTATCCATTGCTTCCAGATAATTATGTCAACTATAGCCATTTTTCATTGATAATTATGTCAACTGTTAATAATCTACTTTTAGTTATCTATTTGAACTTTTAACCCATTACTCGACTATTCAAACCATTTATCCATTACATCTAGCTACCTATTTCAACTGCTCCCTTGCCAACTGACTCAGGTTGGTGGACGGTAAAATCCTATTACCAACTATCAGTTGGTATATTTTTTCAATCAATTcctaattacatttatttatttttttacacaagttGAGCTACTGCACagctcctcccacacacaccagGTTATTGCAAAGCACCTACTTGTCAGCAATCACTGATCTATTACAGTTTAATAGATGGTGTTGCGGACATGGCAGGCGGCTGTAGCCTTAATACATCTTAATATTCACTGTGTGTTCGGTCTGGATGTGACAGTGATGTCCTCTGACTGCTGAGCACTGCGACATCCCTAAATACCCAAGTCAACGCTTTCCGGCATATGAATTATAGATGGATCCGGCCGAGCTGCCGCCCTCTTCTCTGAATAAGTAAAGCGGTTCTGCCTGCAAGTCCTGGTGgaaatatagtgtgtgtatgtctgacagcgtgtgtgtgtgtgtgtgtgtgtgtgtgttgatatgtACGCTCCGGAAGAGGCAGCAAGGCAGATATTAAcggattaaataataatgaacaggGCCGTCATCACCTTCCTTCCTCCCcatggaggcagaggaagagagggaacagAGGGGAGGCTTCCGGTGACATCATCACAAAATATACTGTAAGTGACCTGTTCAGCAGCCATATACTACTCATATGTGACTGAAACACAACCCACCCAGCAAGGCGAATGTTAGGCTCCTCTCTACCAACTAGTTTTTTTGAGTAACTCTACTCTTATAACTCCAATAAATCAGCGGATCTGTTGTTTTTAGAGCAATTCGATTGTATGTTGTATTGCATTTACATCCATTCTGTAATGTATAAGAATATAGGAGTCATATAAACCTTTAGACAGGTGTTTCCTTTTTTGTAACAATTGTAAAACTTCCCGATCAAAGGAAGCGTTGCTGTGTAATTCTAGTACTGACCAGGTCGGCCACTGGGGACTTCTTGCGATTCTGTTTCTCCACCTCCACTTGCATCTTGGCCATCGGCTTGGCCATAGCCAGGGCCAGCTTCGCCTCCGCTTGCAGCTTCTTCTGTCGACTTAGGAAGTCCATGTCCTCCAGTGACTCAGAGTCGTCCTCTGTGGTGTCCCTGTCCGAGTAGGACGAACTCTGCTTGGACTGCAGGGAGGACGTGATGGAAGGAGGAAGAGCGAGAAAAGATAAGTATGGCAAGGTGGAATAAAATATGGAAGAGACAACGGATAGAATAAGAAAtgagggagaaaaggagagataAGAAAGACCAGATCAGAGAATAAATGTTTATGTATTCTTGGCATTTTGGTCGGTATATTTTACGCACTGATGGGAACGTCATTTTACATCAAATAGGATGTGAGGAGAGCGCAGATGAACATGTAAAGAGAAGATAATTTTCTCGTTCGTCCTCTCTTTCTGTTAAATGTGTCTCAGGCTGACGGGAGGTTAATGTGGCCAGTCATCCATGGCCATGGCGAGCGTATTCCAATTCATCTCTCATTTGCTGCCCATGAATTGGTTAACAGGCCAGAAAACGTGAGCAAAGACGTTCATAGAGAAGCCTGACCGCTATTTCTCTGATTCATCGTGAACATCTCACCCGTATCTCACCCCCCTTTCATTCTTGATCTGTCTAAAAGTGTTCTAATAGTAATTTAAAGATTTAAGtaattttctttcattctcGATTCTGGAGAAATACAATTATAATTCTGCCTGCTATCAAAGCGCACTCGTGAACATCGGTGCGTACCATGGGGGACAGAGGCGTGTCCAGACTGGTCTCCGTCTTGCTGTCATCGGCATCGCTGTCCTTGTCGCTGCCGCTGTCATTGACAAAACAGATCTGGAGGTTCATCCCACTCTGCAGCCTGCAGGGAGAGACAGCCATAGATTCAAACGGCGGACATCATGAGCAAAAATGCAGATAGAAGTCAAGGCAGGTAAATGTTGTCTCTTTCTGCAGTAATTGACTCGGACCGGGGCCCAAACATGATGAGTATGCACACCGAACTGTTTGTACTACAAGTGGAAAAGTGGAAAGAAAATTACGAGAAATGGAAATAAGATCCTAACAGATGTGAGCTGCCTTCAGAATTAAGGACGGCTCGTGTTTTTAATCATCTCCCCTCTTGTCTTCAATGTGGATCGATCCGGGAAGCCTCCGGTAGGTCTGATCCAATCTGCCTGCACCGGTGGGGCTGTTTGTGTGCCACGGAGCAGCAGAATATCACTAGGTGTAGATCCAGCCCACTGTCGATCAATAATCTGCCTTTTCAATGCAGTAATTACAAACAGAGCTGATTGATTACACAGCATAGATCCAATCCGTTCAAATTAAAATAGGACCTGAGTGGTCGATTGTTTATTTTGGGGAGAGGCAGCATCCAACACCTTCCTGTAACTTACATTGAACTGATTGTGAACGCATTTACTAACCTTTATGATGACTAGCAGCTAATATAATTTGATGCCTCTACAGTGTAGACTTATATATCTGGCAATATTAGCTTATTGCTTTCATATTAGCATTACAAATATGTCAGCTgataagtaaaaataaattgcaGTAGAGAACATTTGAGGTAAGACTGTCACCattacattgtttgtttgagAACTGACAAGTTCATCTTTTACCTAATTTTAAATGGTCTCATTCAGTCCATATCTTGTTCACAAAATGTTTATAATTGAAGGTGTGTAATTATACACAAACCACATTGGAGTAATgctgttattataataaattTTATGGCTTAATAAATTTAAGAGATCCTAATAAAAATATTGGCCAATATATTGTTATCTGATTCATAAATTCTCAAAGTTTGATAGTGGTATCAGCCTCAAAAATCcagtataaataaaagtgtgacaCTATAATCAATGACAAGGCATTAAGAATCATAATCAGACATCAACCCGCTGCAACAATATTGAGAAATCCACATGATTCAAATCACAGGAATAAAAGAAGCACACTAGAGAGTTTACACAACATACAGTTGCAGTAAGGTAGagtgtaggagtgtgtgtgtctattggGAAGTGAAAGCACAAAGGCCGACTGTGTGGCGCTCATGCACGCTGCACAAATCCTCTCGGCTTACTGtcattctcttcctccctgtTTGTTGTATCTTTACTGGTACCCATGACTGTAAATCTAGATCTTTtagattttcctttttaaaaaatgtttagcttctgtaaaaaaaaaacttctgtaTTTTTAACGTTAAACCACAAACCACAACAATAAATCTAGAAAAACACCTGTCACACGTTTATTGATGAAGAATGAAGGAATATGCCAGAGGTCTTACCGTGAGGACAGGCTGGGTTTGCCGCTCTTACTGCAGCTGGTGTAGATGCCTGGCCCATCGTCAAAGAAACTGCCAAGGGCCAACTTCTGCCTGATAGACTCCCTCTCATTCTTTTGGGCCTGTAACAGGAGAACCACAAGGTAAGTTTACCTGTTTTATGACCCTTTTTGACGACCTGTGTTGTAGTTTCAcaatgaggtcagaggtcagggtcaAGCTGGTAGGCTTGTTGTCATGGCACCTCAAGCCCAGGTACttatatttagttttctgtCACGCTGCATCACCCcggcccccacccccacacaacTAGCTGTATTCACAGAGAGCACTTTCTGACAGTCCAAATCACGAGTAGCAGTATATTAATAGCAGCAGCCTCCTCCTAATTTGCAGTAAGAGTTTCAGTGTCATCCTAACAAGGTCTGACACAAAGTGTGGAGTCAGCTGGAGTactgaagaaaatgtgtgaaGTTGGGATCATTACAAGTTGACATTACCAGAAGTCACCAGCAGATGGTGCTGTTGTCTCAGAGACCAACTAGTGAGCcgccacacagacagacacacaaagtaGGTCTTCTCATAAAGGACTGCCATAGGATCAGGTTTAGGTATGGTAAACTCCAGAGGAATAGGAGTAATAGCCGTTTCACACATTCTTAATTCTGCAAGAATCTTAACATTACACATTTCCAGAGTCACTCTCGCTTGGCTTCCTCCCAATCCTGAATTCTTAACCCAGTGCAGCTTCAGCTTTGGCAGCacttcacacactctctcacacaccagtCTCCACAGGATGTCTCGTCTGTGCTGGTAAAACATCTTACTGAGGTGCAAACAACTGACTGTTTGGAATCAAAAGGGGAAGAGTTAAATCCTCTCTAGCACTATTTGCACATGCTACTGCTGCAAACAAGGATTAGAGCACAGGTTTTTGTCACGCCTTAGGAAGGACTTGAACGACGCCAGTCTAAACACTGCAGTGCTCCGCCTAACGAACAGGAAGAATGGAGCGCTTTTAAAAATACTGTTTTACTTGGTGTGAGCTGTGAAAATGATTGGAGGTCTCAATCACTGGTGAGTTGGTGAATCTTTATAAGAAAGCAATGTGTAGTGATTCATTCATATGGGCTGCATGCTAGAGATGGGGACAACTCAGTGTTCAAGTCATCAGACAACTTTAGAAAAACGCATGAATAAAGTTGGTTGTGTGGAGGTTAAACATATAGTGCATTGACAACGTAATGCTATATCCATAAAATCTGGGTTACCTTGATTAATAAACTACCTGGTGCCAGGCTTCTATGATTATTCAGCAATTATGTATTATTCAGCACCAAGcccaaaaaaacataattttatggatcacaatgtttttgttctaATTTTTTTGTAACTTGTTATGGTTCAAATGTATACCATGAAACTTTAACAGGGACCTCcttcccccacacacacacacacacacacacacacacacacacacacacacacacacacacatttctggtctgtacttctacttctactttaaaataaagaccaaaggaaaaaagagagtAGGATCGCAGTGATAAGTTGGAGAGCAATCCTTCCTCAATGGATCTGTCTCTTTCACGTTATCCCCCGCTCCACTTACTCCCTCACACAAGGTGTACTTTCTCATCTATCTCTGTTCCTCACATTCACATTCTTTACCCACCTAATTCAGACTCTGCAGAccattgtctttctctctcttcctcgtTATCCCCAATTCCACTCATCTCCTTCCATCTCCATTTCTGTCCGCTAGCCTCAGGCCTTGACTGTTCTTCTatctctctgctgtttgttttcttcttccctctctacATTGCTTACAACAGCTTCATTTTCCATTCGTTTTCCCAACTCCTTTGCTCCCTccattcctttcctttcctttcctctctctgtcagtctctCCTGACAATTGTGTGCAGGCCTTGGTGAGAGTGGCCCCACCAAGGACAAATTAACATAATCCCACTCCACACAAGAGCCCGCAACACGCACTTGGCACTGCCAGGGCACAGACTGGCAAGCAGTGGACCTGGCACtgctcctttgtgtgtgtgtgtgtgtgtgtgtgtttgaaagataGCCTGGAGAGTCAAGATGAACACACTTGAGAGTTTAAATTCATTGCTTCAAAGGCGCAACAGCAGCCTGCGTGGTACAGTGCAAGCACACATTTATGTACATGTAGCACACAGCGGACAGACTGTCAATCATGTTACGCAACAGGACAGCTGCTCCAAGCGAAGACGGAGATCAGAAGCAGCAGGTCCACTGAGCATTGTTCACCATTTGCTGCCCTCATGAGGTGAGGGCCGAGAAAAGTT contains:
- the schip1 gene encoding schwannomin-interacting protein 1 isoform X5, which produces MDECSGVDDVIGKTSNLYLNDDYKEAQKNERESIRQKLALGSFFDDGPGIYTSCSKSGKPSLSSRLQSGMNLQICFVNDSGSDKDSDADDSKTETSLDTPLSPMSKQSSSYSDRDTTEDDSESLEDMDFLSRQKKLQAEAKLALAMAKPMAKMQVEVEKQNRKKSPVADLLPHMPHISECLMKRSLKPTDLRDMTLGQLQVIVNDLHSQIESLNEELVQLLLIRDELHMEQDAMLVDIEDLTRHAESQQKHLAERTLSK
- the schip1 gene encoding schwannomin-interacting protein 1 isoform X6 gives rise to the protein MVHQENCSYQAQKNERESIRQKLALGSFFDDGPGIYTSCSKSGKPSLSSRLQSGMNLQICFVNDSGSDKDSDADDSKTETSLDTPLSPMSKQSSSYSDRDTTEDDSESLEDMDFLSRQKKLQAEAKLALAMAKPMAKMQVEVEKQNRKKSPVADLLPHMPHISECLMKRSLKPTDLRDMTLGQLQVIVNDLHSQIESLNEELVQLLLIRDELHMEQDAMLVDIEDLTRHAESQQKHLAERTLSK